The following is a genomic window from Ptiloglossa arizonensis isolate GNS036 chromosome 11, iyPtiAriz1_principal, whole genome shotgun sequence.
AAAACTGATTGATACCGACGGAAAAATTCCATTGGATGACAGAAATGTATCTATCGGCCGAGAGGTTCAGATTTCATTCGATGGAAATTTTAGGGACGGTTCGAAGTCGTGGAGGGAAACACAGGTGGCATGTATTTATGTTCGCGAAGGGACGGTTAGGTTTGGCTTTGTAGAAGATGAGTTTCGAGATCTCTCGTAAACGAAAGCTCTTTCGTCATGTCTCGGTGACATTGAGACGAATTTTGAGTGGttatcgtcgatgaaaatttgaACATTGGAAACAATCTGAAATTACGAGAACGATCTCGCGGAGAAGGTGGAACAAGGACGTTCGATCCAACGCTGGTCGATGGGATTTAATAACTCGGAGTTAAATACACGATAAATATTAAGCATCTAATTAAAGGGGGAACTGGAAAAGCAATAACGAATACGAAATTGGTCCGTACCTGTTATTTTCGTTCGCGGTACAAATTGCGAATCGTACGGTACGCGGAAAGATTTCCGTAGTAACGAAGTGTACGTATTAAACGTAACCAACTTAGGTTTAATAACTGATTTTGATTTTAACAATGGCGAGTACAGTGGTCGGATGATGATTAGTGTTCCAATTCTCGAAATGTTGCGATTGTAACGCTCTCTcgcgatattatttatttataggacctacttatatatatatatatatatatatatatatatatatttgagagTTCAATCCAAGAAAAGGAATAGTAATTCTTGCTCCAAGTTCTCGGAACTAAAATGACGGGATGAATCTTCCAAAGAAATTTAGATTATTGACGCAACCATTTGCCAAATTGCACAATCTggtaatgaaatttttatgGCCGTGCGAGGAGATATAGATGTTAGATTCCGGCAGAGGAaaattcttggttcttcgtacTAATGTGTTTGCGTTAATCGGTTCAAGTGGTTGGATGAAAGTAGCTCGTATAATTTATTCGagttacaattttacgttttaagaCTTTTGACTTTCTATCGGTTCCATCGACACGAGCATTACAGGATCTCGTTAGCAAACAAGTTGTTCGTTCGAATCCCTGATTCTACTTCAAAGTTCAAGGACCAATTAATTAATCGAATCGAATGCTCTCCGTACGACGATCTTCGAGGGTTGAAATCTTTGTTGGGGTCGTAAACTGTTCGATATGATTCGATTTGAGACGTTTCGATTTAATTGTAGAATTGCAGAGAGACGGACGAGTACAAttgatacgataaaaaaaatggtACCTTGAGAAAAAGGTGAAACGTTCGTACGAGCTTCTCTTCGCGATCTCTATTTTGTAAAATACCCTGTAGAAAAAGTAGTAAAAGATAAACGAAAGATACCGAAGCAAGGGAACATCTCGAGCCCGAAATGTTTTTTTATTCCTACTCGTTCTAAAGTTGCGATGTACGAaatacagtattttttttttactaattaAGGATTCAAAGGGGTGAAACGACCTTTCGaagctcgtcgaacgaaacagTGTTtctacgatgaaacgaaaaatatttcaaacgtaaTTCAGTTTTAAACGAGGAGTCGTATTGGTGCGGACAAACTCGACttaaacaaattttcgataaattctCCCCCGGTTTCGCTGTTCGGGCAAAAtgggaaaaattgtattaacgTACTCTTGGGAAAAGGAAAGCTACTTCGGTGGGTTGTCcctcgtaaaataaaatttaccttgCACACTCAAAAAAGTTTCCGTTCTTCTAACTACGGTTAACCGATTTGCGGCAAGAATAATATTCCCcgtagaaacttttcgaaactcACGATCCATTTTACCGCATGCAAATGTTACGAATGTTATTCCGTCGCGTACACCGCTACGAAAGATCTCTCTCGGCGATCTACGATtattcgagaatttttcaaaacgaaaTTTCTCTTCCGATACGATTCTACGCTGAACATCGactctctttctttcgaaaCTTTTTTCGATTCAACGAACAGTTTCGGCTCAATCGGAGCAAGAGTGTTCCAATTGGTCGAAAAAGGGATTACTTCACCCTCGAAGGATTACTTCGCCCTTCCGGACTATTTCTTATTAAAAACGGAAGAATAGTCGGATACTTTATCGTTCCCCTCGAATATACCGGTTCAAACACGTTGAATAATTTCCTCCCTCTCTGTGCCGCTCTTTCCGCGAGAAAAGAGCAAACGCGCGAGAACACTGTACCCGAGACGAAAGTGCAGTCTATTCCGAAGCTTGATCTTGCAACAAACCGGGATGCGTTATCTTCGTCGTTCGATTCCAAATATATCCCCGTTTCATTTACGGTGCACGGTATTGCCGTCATTATCGCGTTCCCCGGCGACGTGCTCTCTACAACGGACGTTCCACGAATATCTAGCAAACAATTTCAACATTGTTTCCCCATCTAGTCGCGGCGTtaaatggggcaagtttccggGGTATTAGCACGTTATTCCGTGAACAGAATCGTCGGTTACGCGCGTTCCGCGTCACGGTCGATTCACGTCACCGGAAACTCGCCAAGGACTCTTCGCTTTCAGAGGCGTCGCCTCTGAACGATAATAAGTGGCAAACGGGAAACAGTAGCCGTGTGCACGGTCTACGTCTAGTGTCGGCTAAGTGAATCTATCTTACCGAAAACGCTTTCAGGAAGACGAGGCACTGTATAATGCCCTCCATCGTGTCTCCGGTCAGGCAGAACGTGCCGGTGAGATGACGACCCTTCCGTCCGATCACGGAGCAAAGATTGGCCTGAACGAAAGCGTTCTGGGAGCGCGTGGTAGCCGTCAGGGCTGGCTGGTGCGAACCTGCGCTCATCAAACGTTCCAACGAGTCCATGTCTTCGGGATTCCGATGATCTACGGTGTCCTCTCTGTACCcagttcgatcgacgatccgaGGATCGACGGAGCCGAAGGTTTCTCTGTactcttctctctctatctctctttctcgagaACTCTCGGTTTCGACGAGCGACGAGAACTCGCGCGAACGCACAGTTACGATCCCCGACGCACTACTCCGTCATCGTCCGTGGACGCGCGAGTTAGCGAGGACAGGTTACACGTAGAAATTGCACGCGTCGTCGAGCAGTTACGGGGCATTTGAATGTTCACTCGACGAGAAGCACCTCCAGCCACGTGCGGAGAGTCGCGACTCCCTCGACCTTACCACCGAACGGGGATCTCTATCATCTCGCTGGTGTCCAGATATCGGTGACGTCCGCTCCGTCTCGACGTCGCCTcgcgcattttttttttcgtcccccCGGGGCGTTTATCGCGCGATGAACGAAGCCATCCCGACGAACGGCGAGAACGGATCACCCTCGCGGATGTACCCTTCTCCGGGGAAACTTTTTTCACTCGCGGTCTCTTTCTCCGATTGCTCTGATACACGTGGCTCTGGTGAAAGGTTCACCGATCCTCCGCGTTGGATCTCAACAACGACACTCGCGAGAACCGCGCGAGAACGTCTCCGAGTTGAAACGAGCCTCGTCGCGCGTCCCGTGCATCTTAACCGAGCCTAATCCTCCGAACGAAGACTTCGCGGGGCGAACTTTGAAGGGTTCGATCGTGATCTCATCGATCGCGAGCAGACCGGCCCGATGTACGCTCCCGTTCACGCAGTCTGTCTATCGATCCGAAGCCATCGGACGCGCTCCATCGTGTCCGGTAGATTTGTCAGGCCAGCGGGAATTCCGCTCGGTGCTTCGTCCCGTGGCGGCTCTGGATCGGTGTTATCCAAGATCACGGTTGGGTGTTCCGTGTCCGAGTGACGGATACCCCGGACGATCGCTCGAACGCCGCTTTGGCCGAGGAATCCTCCTCGAACGGAGCCAAACCGGTAAAGTCTGACAGACAGACGGTTTCTAGGTGACGCGCGATACAGCCCACTGGGTTTGCACCTTCTCGGATGATCTCGTCGGTGCTTACTGCGGGCAACAGGCTAAACGACTCTGTATCTTCTTGGAAATGGAGAACACGCGCTGCGCGGAGGACGGTGCTGCGGCGTTGTCCAACGAGCGTCGGGGCTCCGTAGTCTGCGATTTAGCGTAATGCATGATCATGTCGCACATCTCGTAGCAGAGGAAGCAGATACCTATTATCAGGAACGTATCCATCGTATCGATTACCGTTTCCTACGAGACGCGGGACGAATCGAGTCCAACCGGGGAGAACGAGAGGTGGTTCGTTTCGCGATAGCAGCCAACGCGAGGCAAACTGCCACTACCCAAGGATCGTAGAACGAGGTCTCTATCCTCGTCGATGGATCGTCGTTCGGCTCGGGTATCGCCGTCTAGATGATGCAACCGCGTCCTTTCGTCCGCCGCGGAATCTCCGGGAGCGTTTCGCTCCGGGTAGAGGCTTCGAGGTGGAAATCAACCCTGTCTCGCGTGCTGTCAGCGCCGGTTGGTGCCGCAGGGACGCGTCAATCGTCCAGCTTCCCTCCGGGGAACCGCAACAACGATGCAGACCGGTCGACGTCGCCGGATACTGGCCACCTGCCGGCGACGTTTCGCGATGATTCGTTGTCGATGAATCCTCCTCGCACGAAGCGCACGATGACTGGCTCGGAGCACCGGCGTCACGCGTCTCGTTACAGTTGGCCGGTACGAACCGGTGAACAGTCACGATTAAACGACGCTCCGGTTACACCGACACCGCGACGAACACTCGTCAGAACGCCGAGAGGGATCCGTTAACAGGTGAACGATCGGTCGCGCGTTCTTCAAACGGGACTCGCGAACAGCGAGCACGGTTGAGAGGGAGCTACGCAGGGCAGGCGCAGCAAAACACGGACCATGTGAGCGAGGGCGCGAGCAACCTCGAGGAGGTGGTTCTGTTACGATGTTGCGTGGTCGTTGCGTGGATCCTCTCGCGACACTGTCGGTGCGCGGTGGTTTCACTCCTCCGGGCGATGTGGTCCTCGGTATCACCGATCGGCTCGAGCTTCGGAGATTCGAGTTCTCCTCTCGGCGCGTTGGCCCGCACCACGCTCTCCCAGTCGTATCGGTGTTACGCGCGTGGATAAAAACTGGGTCAGTGCACCACGCAGTTGTCGCGATGCGAcgcgaacaagaagaagaagaagaagcgtgCACAGTGGCGGAGGAGAGCGAAGCGAGCGAGAGAGGCGCGGTATATCGGCGGGCTCGCAACGGGCCAGCGTATGACTACCAGATACTCTCGGCGTGAGGGTGCGCCTTTACGAGGGTGGGCGGGTGGAAACGAGGGATGCTGGGCGACGGCGCGGCCCGCGGCGCCACCCCCGACCCCTCCCCTACCTCCGCGCTCGCAAAATTCtccgaccaccaccaccaccctctcttcctctccttctctctctctctctgtctctccgtctctcgtcCGCTCCTCTCTTCTCACGGAGCACTCCGTCCCGTTCTAGTTTACCACACCGAGTCACCCCGCGCGCGTTTCCCGTCCCTCGTCGACGCCGCTGTTCGCCTACCCCTCTTCCAGAACCCCcgtatctttctctttctcgtttacACTGACTCTAGGCAGAGTGTACACCGAACCTACCCCGGCCTTATTCTTCCACCGTCTTCGCGGCTCCTTTCCTTACTCGTCTCCTCGGCCCTCGTTCTCTTTGCGATTCTGCGGATCTTCGGCCGTGGACCGATGCTGCCCCGATCTTTCCTCGCGGGATGCTCGTTTCGCGAGCGTACAGTGATCGAGCGGACTAAGTTCTCTCGGAGCTTTGGCGCGGttctttttttccatagggAATTTACCAGCTTCCGGAGATGTTTCGAGCGAACGAGGTTCCGGTGTATCGATCGGGATCCTCGTGGATAAGATTAGGATCGGGACGGAACGTTCTGTCGTTAGCGATGTCTAGGTCGTTAGGATCGTCCGATCGCTTAGTACGTTCTGGTCGGTGGGGTAGTCTTCTGAGACGTTTATAGGGCTTATTGTTCGCGATTGTTTGCATTCTGATATCTATGGGACTTCTATGGAGGACACGCTTGTCCGGTGAACTATCTTAGGGTTTTTAAAGACGAGGAGGACTTTGTATTCCGACACTGGATATTTAAATCCTATCTGATTGTGTTATTTCTATTGCTGGCTCTCATAGTGTCTATCTGGATGGTATGTGTTCAAACTATCGAATTAGACTATTGAAAACTAGTAACGTGAACTTTGTATTGGCACAATGGCCTTCGTATCTTACGTTCGTCGATTCTGTTGTTACTATATCTTCGGATTACGACGTCTATCAGAGTTTCCTTTTGCAAACATTTACGCGTTCTTCACCGACGAATCATTCGAATCATTTCCTATCCAAAGCTACGAAAACACACCAATCTACACTGTCTCAACATTTGCACATCCGCAACCGCTATCGTCTGACTCTGACTGTTAACCAAACTCAATTAGCTCGTACAATCTATCCGCTAAATAATTAGCTCCGCGAACGTTGTGCGTCTCAACACAGACTGTAAGAATGACGTTGAACCGAGTTGACGGTTACACGCGTTTCTGATTATCTCGTAGTTGCTTTCGGAGTTGACTATCCCGTTCTTGAGAAGTTCCAGCTTTGTGTACAGACTGCGCGGAGTTATCGAACTTGTGTACAGTGATTCGATAGGAAAGTATGTACATTGCGGATACGGACGTATCGTGAACTCACGGTTGTCGCTTAAATTCATGGTCCTTTGCAAAATTCACaacgataggaatttctccgtGCAAACACGATACATTGAGTATTCATTCCTGCGCGATATAACGTAATTTTCGATTCTCGAGACATTCGAGATCTCTGATGCATAATCTCTACAGTGCGATGAGGAAATTTTCTGTTCACTATACCTTCCCCTCTTCTCGCGTTTACTGTGGTTAAATTTTGTCTCGAAACGTCGGatgattctgcgtttcttgtttTCGTTTCACCCTCTAACGTTCCCCTATATTCCACCCTTCCCGTGACTTTTATTATTCGCGATCGAAGTCGTCGCTGGCCTTCCATTTTGTCCATTGTGTGTCTCGCGTTTCGGTAATTATCTGGACCGTTTGCGAACAGTTTTCGAGGGAGAGGCGAGAGCCGACGCGCTTTTTGTTGTGCCCGATAAAACACACGCGAAAGGGAAGTGCTTCAAAGGAACGTAATTCGAAGGtatttcgagttactcgaacAATGGAGAGCAAACATTTTCATTCCAGGTCGTTCCACGGCTGgctcgaatcggagaaatttttaTACTTGTTTTCGTTTCGGGTGTTCCATATTTAGCCCAGTTCGAAGCACGAGAAGCCCTAAGACGAGGTACAGAGCGCGTTGTCATTGTTCCTCCATTTAGTttatcgttttacgatatttataCACCATTTTACGCTTTACTCGACTCTCCCGATATTTTTGAATCGTCGCGGAGTCCTGACTCGGATAGCGATGATATATAAGTCAACGATAGTGTATTATTGACGTGTACAACGAGTGGTCGAGAGCTTTCGAAAGAATGGATCGCCGAAGATAAAATCGAAATAGATAATGACGAATGGGTTCGAGTGGACGGCATCGAGTGGAAGCAGTTCGACGCGGTACAGCaaatgaaaaatcattttcgttTACGGAACCGAGTAGATTATTCGGGAAACCACTTAACGTCCTTTCGAAGCTATCGCTTTGACCCTTAACGCGTACCTTAGACATTTCCAAGCACGTTAACATGGTTTATGGTGGAATCGAGTATCGCGGGTAGAGAATCTACGAGAAAATTGTACAAACGGTTTGGAAAACAAGAATCCGCGACAGAtgtattatttctattatttggaCTTCCACGGTGGCAGTTTGTAACCgatatatttttgtactttcaaaATAAATTGAGTTCGAGGGAGTCAAATAATAATGACGTTCGTACGAAGTACATTGATGGACATTTTTTCATCTCTTATTCTTTATTCAAAACTTACACTCCGGATAAAAATTTTGCCCAccttcgaagttaagaaaacaCCCAGGTACATCGGTGAGAATTTTGTTATCTTTCACTCTTTACTCGAAACTTACGTCCAGATTAAAATTTTGCCCACCTTCAAAGTTAAGAAACACCCAGGTACGTCCATGgaaattttatcttttattctttACTCGAAACTTACATCCGGACAAAAATTTCGCCttcctaaaaaattaaataacaccCCAGAAACATCCATGgaaattttatcttttattcttcACTCGAAACATACATCCGGACGAAAATTTTACCAACCTCCAAACTTAAGAAACATCCCGCTACACCCATGgaaattttatcttttattcttcACTCGAAACATAcatccggataaaaatttcgcctccctcaaaaattaaataactcCCCTCCAGATCGATGTAAATTTAATCTTCTATTCTTCGCTCGAAACATACGcgtgaataaaaattttgcccatcttGGAGGCCAAGCAACGCTCCGGTAGATCGatgtaaattttcttctcccctattcgttattcgaaacttacAACCGGATGAAGTGTTCGCTTAGACGTCTCTGAAATGAAGGAACACCCCGTAGATGGAAACAAAATTTCTCTGGCAAACTGGTATCCCTGGTCGGTGATCGGAGCCCGTGAACCAACGTCGACAACGTAACCCTCTTTCGCTCTTTGGAGCTAACTTTTCGACGTATCAATTTCAGCGAGTGCCGCGCGATATTACATTACCACCGGCGCCATTACGAAATAGAAAGTCTCGAGTATCTTGCCGCGAATTCCTCGCGTTATTTCCCGTTCCTTCGATCGCCCGGTCCGCGCCCTCCGCTCCGTTTCCTCCCTTTGTGCCCTTTGTCCTGCTCGGGCCACGCTTCATGGTTCTTCGGGATACGTCTGCTTTTCACGCTTACGCTTTGCCAACCGACTACAGGAACGTGCTACTTTTTCCCACTTTTTCCTTTATTCTCGCTACCCCGTTTCGTGCTTcgcgtttcttaaccatttttcTTCCGCCGCAAGTCGTTTGGCACACCAACGCGAATACTCGGAGTTATCTGTCAAAGATCGACGCGACTTTGATCAACGATTACGCGAACTACGGTGGTTTTTAGTCGGGGTAAGTGAACACGCGTTTGTTAGCGAATCATTGAACGATCAATTCGAACCGAGAAGTAAATGGCTTTCAAAAGTTTGAAAAGGTGCAACTGTAAGAAACTTGGGGATACGTGGACAGAAAATTGTTACCGTTGTTTCGGGTTCAATACGAGAAAGGTGTTCCAAGATTTTCGTCGAAAACCACGACTGTTTCATTTCCTCTCGTTTCGCTGTAACCGCGGACATTTCAGAGTTCACGGGAAAAAATTTCCCCATTTTCGATCGGGGTTGCTCGATAGCGGCGGATCTCGTCGGAAAAAAGACCGACTTCCCGTTTTTCAGCTGCGGCCGCGTTTGTTTCAGAATCCACGGGAAAAAAGTTTCCATTTCGTCCGGGTCGTCGTCGATTATTTCAGGGAAAACGAGAAGTCGGCTCTTCCGCTGGAACTCCAATTGTCCCAGAATACGCGAAAAAGCCTCGTCTGGCGTGTAACGAGCTGCGAataaacgcgcgaaacgataacTTGCAAATTCCATTAAAGAACGTCTGCATTTACCAGCGTTGGAAATTAATCGTACGAGGTTACCAAGACCCTCGCGGTCGAAACTTAAGGCAGAACGTACAATCTTCTGTGTTCGTCGTGAATCACTTTTCATTGGTCGATAATTTCTCTCTGGTAATAATTTTCCAGACCAATAGCATCGATCATTGGACAAATATTATCGCCAGGTCTTTGTCTCGACTTCTAAATTCGTAGGAAGTGTGTTTCATTCGACTAGCAATgatctaaaaaaatattatcgacCACCCTCGATAATTTTCCGTCTTAGAGTTTAAATTCACACCAAGGACTAATGTATTATACAAAGTTACTGTTTCGTTAGTAAAAACGCTACtatattaaattcaaatttaaagaaaattgttcAGTAGACACTTTATATCGATATCaaattttagaatattatatagagaaatattttctaaGCCGAAAGAACCCTTTGTTTATAATCGAACTAACAACGTTGTGTACTCGCTGTGCTCTAAAACAAATGTAACGCGACTTAAagtgttaatttttaaataattgtcatcattgagaa
Proteins encoded in this region:
- the LOC143152966 gene encoding uncharacterized protein LOC143152966, with the protein product MDSLERLMSAGSHQPALTATTRSQNAFVQANLCSVIGRKGRHLTGTFCLTGDTMEGIIQCLVFLKAFSVRINERGRRARQMRSARHECGETPPKRVTKARLTLCKRT